Below is a window of Haloglycomyces albus DSM 45210 DNA.
CATCGCAGGCGTCGCCGGTCTGAAATTCCTGCACTTACTCCTTCACCGAACCGTGGCGGGTTCGGGCCAAGACCTGCCTTCGAACACACCCGCCTCGGGCGGATGCGGCCTAATATTGTTGCTGCACAATACGAATGGCAGAATACGACCAAGGGGGGTACTTAGGGTAGCTGGAAGAATATGTACTATAAATCTCGGTGAGTAATCCTCGTCCTACAGAGAGATGATACTCACCGAGACCGAACAACTCAAGCGGCGTCGACCTGGCAAGTACGTACGCCGCCGAACGTTGAAAGGACATTTTATCATGTCAAACGTAAAGAAATCGCTGCGCGTCACGGCAATTACCGGATTCGCGGCCATGGCGGCATTCGCCGCGGCGTCGCCCGCTGTCGCAGCCACAGTCGATACATGGTCCGACAACCGAGAAGCCAGAGCCACTAGCAACGATTCGTGGGTGCGAGCTTACGACGAGGAGGCTAACGGCGAGAGCGCGTATGCCATATACAACCTGCCGGGCGAGCACGACGGCAACACCCACCGTGTCGAAGTTTTCAGCGGCGCGGGTACGTATGAACAGTCCGCGGATCACGGTGAGATCGACTGGTTTAAGGCCTGCGCTAACAACAACTTCCCGGATGACTGCGGCAATGCAGTCTGGCCGCACTTCTAGCACCTAGATAGCTACAACAACTCAATTGAGGGGGTGGAGCTGCGGCTCTACTCCCTTGAGGGGGATATCATCACTTCACATGAAGACGGAGATGCGCCACTGGACCTGCGAGACGTGTGTATTTCGGTGGGGAACCGGGTACTGTTTACCGATTTGAATCTGTCGGTGGGACGAGGGCAATCCGTCGCTGTCCTAGGCCCCAGCGGGTGCGGCAAAAGCACACTCCTGGCGTCCATTTTGGGCTTGGTGAAACCGGACTCCGGTTCCGTATCTATAGTCGGAAACCGGATGGACCGCCTCAAGGGCGACCGGCTGGCCTCCGCCCGGTCCTCGCACATCGGTATGGTGTTCCAGTTTGGGGAGCTCATTCCAGAGCTCACCCCGGTGGAGAACATCATGTTGCCCGCCCAACTGAGTAACCGATCCGGCTCGGAGACGGACGATCGCGCTCACGAGCTACTCGACGAGTTCGGTGTGGACTCCACCGCCGATACTGACGAGTTGTCCGGTGGCGAACGTCAACGAGTGGCGGTGGCGCGTGCTCTGACGAATCGCCCCACTGTCGTTCTTGCCGACGAGCCGACAGGGGCCCTGGATGAGGAGAACCGCGAGCGTGTGGCCGACTTCTTGTTCGATGTGCCTAGACAGCATGACTGCGTACTCATTGTGGTGACTCACGATCGACACGTCGCACAACGAGCCGACCGGATACTTTCGATCAAGAATGGAGCTCTTGTCAACGCGGCCGTGGGGGAGGGCCGATGATAGGGAAGCCACCTCGTATTCGGACCATGTGGCGGGTGGGACGAGGCATTGCCGCCAATTCGCCCTCACGCCGTTTGCGCGCAGTGACGTTGACCGTTGGTGTAACGATTCTTATCGCCGGAGCGGTCACACTGGCGGCCTCCCTGAGCCTCAATACCTTGCGACAGGACCGCATATCCGGAGTCGGGCTTTACTTCACCGATGAATCAACTCCCGATTCCGAGGTAACCAACGTTACGGCCAAGTCCGATTCGCTAAACGACAGCCGATCGTATCAAGTCGTCTATCTGGATCAGCTCTCCGAGTCCTCCCCCGCACCGCCAGGAATCCCCGACAGGATAAG
It encodes the following:
- a CDS encoding ABC transporter ATP-binding protein — encoded protein: MELRLYSLEGDIITSHEDGDAPLDLRDVCISVGNRVLFTDLNLSVGRGQSVAVLGPSGCGKSTLLASILGLVKPDSGSVSIVGNRMDRLKGDRLASARSSHIGMVFQFGELIPELTPVENIMLPAQLSNRSGSETDDRAHELLDEFGVDSTADTDELSGGERQRVAVARALTNRPTVVLADEPTGALDEENRERVADFLFDVPRQHDCVLIVVTHDRHVAQRADRILSIKNGALVNAAVGEGR